TGCAAATAAACCTGGCAGGAAAGAGTGCTGCTCAAGACCTAGCACTTCAAAAAGCACGCGAAGACAAGATCGATCTATTTATCGTGAGCGAATACTACAATTACGGACAAAACACGAACGAAGCCCATGGCTGATACTGCGACAAAACCATCAGAGCTGCCATAATCAACTGCAACGACATTCCAATCGACGAGATAGGTGATGCACAAAACGGATTCTCCTGGATCACTGTACGGAAAACAAGGATATACGCATGTTATATCAGCCCAAACGTCAGTATAAGGGAGTACGAAGACTGGTTGACTAGACTCGAATTGAGCATCAGATCCGCATCCGGCGATGTCATTGTAGCTGGGGACTTCAATGCCAAGCATCGAGCATGGGGGATCCCCAGCAAACGATAACAAAGGAGAATCCCTGTTTGAATTTGTGAACGCTCTAGGGCTGATGGTGTGTAATCAAGGCAATAAACCCACCTGGCAGCGAGGTGACTCAGAGTCACATATCGATGTGACAATGGCATCAGCTAACTCGGCTGCAAGGGTCACCAACTGGAGAGTTCTGGAGGAATATTCTCATAGCGACCATAGCTATatcgagtataatattgaGGACAATGCACCAAGATCATACAAAGAAATCACACGCCGAAATACCAGGAATATAGACGGAAAGAAACTCGAGAGAATTGTACTAAGCTGCGAAATCGATATCGGCGCAACAGCAAACGACAGTGCAGAGGCACTTAACCACGCACTAACCGGAATCTTGGATGAAGTAGCGCCAAGAACGAAAGTAACCTCCAAGAGAAAATCTGTGCACTGGTGGACGCCAGAGATCAAACGCTTGAGAGAAACAAGTAATCGTCTACGTCGTATCTACATGCGAAAACGGAAACGTTCAGGAGATGGTGAACGCATAGCAGAGAAAGAGGAACTGAAGAAAGCCCAACTCGAACTGACGAAGGCCATCAAAAAGTCAAAAGAAAAGTCATGGCGCGAGCTCTGCTGCATGGTGGAGTCCGACCCGTGGGGCAAACCTTATAAACTCGTTATGGGAAAATTTGTGCAAAAAGACCCCAATACCAGGCATTGATACACCAGGGAGAGTAGAATCCATTATCAAAAAGCTATTCCCAACACATCCCACCATAGACGTAGTGATATGGCCGGAAGGAGAAATCCCTATTCCGATAACATACGTGGAGCTGAAGCGAGCAACGAAGACACTCAAGTCAAATAAAGCACCGGGAATAGATGGAGTACCAAACGAGATACTGAAGAGAGTTGTCGATCTAAGACCGGGACTGATACTAGACATATAACAGATGCGTTACAAAGGCTAGTTTCCCTATTAATTGGAAAACGGCAAGGCTGGTACTAGTAAGAAAAGGAAACAAGCCGCTTGAAGACCCGTCCTCATACCGTCCACTATGTATGTTGAACACTATTAGGAAATTATTCGAAAAGATCCTGGACACTAGAATTAGAGACCACCTAGAACGAAATAATAGCATAGCTAACAACCAATACGGATTCCGCAAAGGCCATTCCACAGTGGACGCGGCTATCAGACTGAGGGATATAGTGGGTAGTCACACAGGAAGGCTAATGACTGGACTACTGAGACGACCGAAACGCCTTTAATTCGGCACCTTGGTCCGGTATCATCGATGCAGCCACCGGCAAAAGACTACCGACGTACCTATGCAAGCTACTGGACAGTTACTTCCACGACAGAAAATTAATGTACGAGACAGCAGGCAAAGAAGTAATGAAAGCACTATCGGCAGGCATCCCACAAGGATCGGTGATGGGATCTACAATGTGGAACGTCCTATACGACAGCCTTCTCTCCGAGCCTATGCCCGAAGGAGTTGAACTGATAGTGTACGCCGATGACGTCGTTATCATTGCAACAGGAAATGACAAGGTGAAAATAGAAAGACTATTAGAAGAAGCAGGTGAGAAGGTCCTGCAATGGCTAGAAGAAACCGAAATCGAACTGGCGATCCAGAAGTCAGAAGTAATCCTATTCACTAAGAGATGGAAACATAACGAATTAACGATAATGATAAGGGGATACACAATCCAATCCAAAAAAACCGTCAAATACCTTGGCCTGCACTTTGAcggaaaattgaattttattgtacatgCACTTATTATCCAGGAGAGCGGATGACGTGACCACAATGCTCACGCGAATCATGCCGAACACAGATGGAGCAAAATCGCACAGAAGACTTCTAGCAAGCGTTACGCAGAGCATTATGCTTTATGGCGCACCAGTTTGGGCCAAGCACATGGGATGCAAAGGATGGACTGAAATGGGAAAAAGCAATAGGAAAATCGGCATCAGAGTCATAGCGGCATACAGAACCGTTTCAAAATCGGCTGTGGAAGTCCTATCCGGAATGCCACCCCCAGATCTGGTAGCGGAATACAGGAGTAGCATGAAGACGACAGAAGGAAAAGTAGAAGCAGAAGACAAAATGATACAAGCATGGCAATCAAAATGGGAACAGGCTGATAACGGAAGGTGGACTCATAGGCTGATACCAAACATTAAGAGATGGCACAAAAGAACGAGCGGTATGGTAGAGTACCACCTAACACAAGCCCTCACAGGGCATGGATGCTTTTCGGCATACCTACACCGATTCGGTAAGCTACCGTCACCTGAGTGTATGTTCTGTGGCTACCATACAGACGACGCCCACCATACACTTTTCGAATGCGACGCGTGGTACGGAAGAAGAAGAATTATGAACACACTGATTGGCGAGGACATCACGGCGGAGACGATGTTCGGGGTGATGTGGAATGCACCGAAAGGTGGAATGTCGTGGcggattaaaattattttatatcacattTAATAACACGCTATAGATATGAGctatgaattatgaattaggatgttacatttcaataataaccCTTTCttacattgttaaaaaataaaattcagtcAGTTTATTCAGTTGGTGGAAGTATGATTGCCTGCAGAGGTCTTTTTGGATTTAGGCAATACAttctaagaaaaaaacataaatttggtATCAAAGTTTGTAAACTTTGTACTAGGAATGTTTAcacatatgatttttaaatatattctggTCAAGAGGTTAACACAGTAACAGCTACAGGAAATGTTGGCGAAAAGATTGTGATGAaactactaataatttattaaatgcagGACGAACATTATATACAGAtaacttttatacaaattgtgtTCTAGCTCGCGTGttacttcaaaataaaacCCATTTAATCGAAAATATCTTTCTAAAGATGTTGTAGGGGCTGATGTTATCAACTTGTCATAGACTAGAGCAGTCATTCTCAAAGTGGGCGATAGCGCCCCCTAGTGGGCGTTGGTGGTCTTCAGGGGGGCGGTAGGATGCCCGAAGGAATTTTGGGGGCGTTGAGTTAGGTTTAGGGgcgatacaaaaaattatatatataaatattataattatattatattaaaaaaagtctcatttatatatttatacatatattaatacaaaatttaatatagtaaatctatatttattaaaacaaaataccacATATTCAATGATCGCGGATTAACCCTACAATGCGTGGTGTTGCCTGTGGgcaacaatatgtataatagcctctaatatcaaaaatacttttcgtaaaatgtttataaatacttataaaagtaCTTAAGATggtatatattcattttatggtgattataatagtaaggaaataactaattatatttattttaagccttttaatttttttttttcgttatcggcattatcaattttttcacTGATGTATGCATATTCACAGTACAATAAATCAgtgatatttcatataataattttgggaaaaatttttttgtttttcctacACTGTAATAAGTCAGTTAGTATAGAATAATTGACATTTTGTCGATTCGTACTATTGTACTAACTCGGTTTTTACTTTGTTGCCTGTGAGCAACATTATGCATTCACGTTATGttatcatgataatataaacaaatgatTACTAATAGACAACAACTTGCGTTTCACTGACTATCGCTGTTCAacgactaatattattttgagtttttgactgtttttagtgtactttttaagaataataatttaatatggctAATAAAATAGACGATAGTGACATATTACAGTTATTAGATATACCATCAGGATCTGAAGATGATTTTGAAAGTGATGTTGATGATGATCAACTagatttatatagtaaatatagatGAACCAGATATTACTACCTTTGAGGGATTAATATCTCAGCAGTTTTGTTCTGAATCTATTGTCGACAAAGATGTTATATTTCCTATTATAGAACCTGTTGTAGATAATAGTCATTTttctgatataaatatttcatcccCCTCAACATCCACTGAaccagttattaaaaaacagaatgtttcaaataataaaaaaactagacAATCTAAACAAACATCCCAGTTATTGCATCAGTACCTTCTATACCATCAATTGAAGTGAAAAATGTTGTTTGGACTGAAGGTAACTTTCCAGTAATAAATACCCATTTTCTTGGCAATTCGGATTTACCTAGTGATATCCTAGAATTAGAAACCCcttttcaaatattcaaatatttttttacctctGATTTGTTAGACCATATATGTTgtgaaacatataaatatggtGTACAGAATAACTCAAGTAACcccttaaaaattaacaatgaggacttacaaaaatatattggtattcttataataatgagCTTGATAAATACATctaatataagaaattattgGTCCTCAGTATTGGGTAATGATTTGATAAAAGCTACAAtgactataaatacatttgaaaaacttAGAGCTAATCttcattttaatgataatttgtcAACTTCTACTGGTCCTGGCAgagataaaatacataaaattaggcCACTTATTGAAACGTTAAGAAAAAGATTTAGTTCTATACCAATTGAAGAAAACTTGGCAGTTGATGAACAAATATGTAGTACAAAAGCACGAAGTTCACTCAAAGTATATATGCCCAATAAACCTCATAAACGGGGTTACAAGTTTTTTGTTCTTAGTGGTGCCTCAGGTTTCGCATATAATTTTGAGTTTTGTTCAGGTCAAGAAAATAATAGTGAAAGTAGAAAAGCAAGTGAGCCAGACCTAGGTGCTAGTGCAAATGTCGTTATGCGCCTTAGTAGAGTTATACCTAAtaaccaaaattttaaattattttttgacaattattatactactttgCCActgttagtttatttaaaaaaagaaatatattatctttaggCACTGTAAGGTTAGGTTTTgagatattttgtaaattgacacacatttcattaaaacgttgttcaataattgtataatatataaagtcgCAATTATCAATATGGGTCATATAGTCTTCCGAGAACAGCCATatgtaacatatattaattatgttcataattgtacattttacaaatgaatgtataatgttttttaaaatatatccaatattaggattttgttttctgaaaatatgaaataccaatgaaatacaataatgtatacatattaatgtattttatgaatgTGTATATTTACTCATAATTGTATGCTGTGAAATCCGGAAACATGAACATTGAAAACAATTGTGAATGTAACATCTTCATTTTacttggtaaaaaaataaaattatcaaacatattttgaacaatGTCCCACAATTTTTGGGTAATGATGTTGTTTTCtaacagaaataataatttatttaattcttgtcccatcacaattatattatttgtattataatcttCATGACACGTTGTTGTTAAATTTGTTGTACTTTTCGCAGAACTGTAAAgagtattaattacaaattaaaaaaaaattttctatctttaatttttttaccagtacttacttaaaattatcaatactgATAAGACTCTTAAAAGTTAAACTGGAcacaattgattttatttcatttttgtaaactgaattttttttttttgactgtttatttatatgtttattatcagCAATAAGGAAATCTATTATTGATTGGTCATCagcattaatattgaatttggattttactttattaaatatcgaAAGATGTCTTGAGGTATTCGAACAGCCATTAAATGTgtctaaattaaacaattttttttggatCTCCAAAGATTGGTACTTTAATACGTTGTcaattttgatattgaatAATCCTGATGCAAACGAAGCCAATTGTAAAGTTGAAGAATTTACTTTTGTATGCCCCATACTCTTAACGTAGGTGATCATTTTTGCAACGGCCATTATTGATTTCtttggaaaattaataatattttattatttgtaaaatgagtagtatacattattatacttacatcgCTATGGCGTGCAATTATTTGCCTCTTCATTTGCCTTGCCCTAAGCACCTTTTTTGGGGCGGACCGGCCCAGTATGAGTTCTCTAGTCCATCGCAAACTGCCGTTATATTTCATGTCGTTATACAACATACTATCTGGTGCTTCTATGACAAATAAAAGaacaacttaatttaatataattattccatGTACAAAACATGCATTACTCACTCTGAGCATTggctattttattacaatacttaaaactttacgttttatatataatttataaccttaaataaaaattgtccgTGTATGGTCTACTATGGTTGTAGTGATAGgcattattattgattgacCAGTGTGGTTACTGGAAATAACGCAGCTACTGTTTTCCGTAAGCAATTGAAAGTAAAACAACAATACGAATTGATTAAGAATATTCTTCTTTTATATCAGTGGTATACAAATAGTGATTATTttcctataattaattaaataccgaATAATAGGACTACCgacttgaaaccttcactgtTGGATTGCAAATGTTCCTGGCTACCATCCCTGCTGGTTTcgtgtaaaaatatcaaatgccCTTTATGCACTGAGCTGACGGCTGGAGTGTGGCCGTGCACCGTGGAATCACCGGGAACTATGCAAatttctatgaaaaaaattaatttaagaccGAATAATAGGACTACCgacttgaaaccttcactgtTTCATTTCAAATGTACCTGGCTACCATCCCTGCTAGTTTCGTGTAAAAATACTGAACACCCTGTAGGCACCGAGCTGACGGCTGGAGTTTTTAAAAGTGATGCAGTAACCAAGTTCTCAAAATCGACTTTGCAAGTTTAAGTGCGATCACTTAAGTAATGGTCCTTATGCAAAGGACCGAAAATACTCCCCGGTTGCCGTTCCATAGAATTTGTCGACAAAATCGATGGGTCATTGGAGGTTAAATTGTAGACGTCTCGCGAATTTACGTAATAATCACGACCCCCCGCACACATAACTTCCCCGCCCGAAAACTTCCAATACATTCATTTCCGCGGAAATTCAAAAGCTGAATCGGAATCAGCGTCACGAGCTCTACAGAACTACAGTATTACATTGTTAAGTATCGAAATATAACGTACTGTAACATTCCCAAACAATTGACAAAAGTGTCGGGTACGatactaaaacaatatttttcttactcGGCACTTTTGTCAATTGTTTGGGAATGTTACAGTGCGAAGTTTTTCGATacttaacaatttaacatCATAATTCTGTAGAGCACGGTCCGCTGATTACGATTCCGGTTTCAAATTTTTGCGGAAATGAATACCGTGGATGTTTTCGGGCGGGGAAGTTTGGCGGGCGCGGGGTCGTAAATATTACGTAAATTCGCGAGATGTGTAAATTTTAGCCCCCCACAACCCACTAATTTTTTTGACGAATCCTATGGAACGGCACCCGGGGAGTACTTTCGGCCCTTTGGAGGGGGGTCGAAAAACCAATATTGACCGAGATATCGACCTTcggaattaaaaatttattaattttaattaaagacattatacaaataatataatattgacctttattaattattattattattattttattaatatatccaCAGGAAAgcggattttatttattgattttatgtcactgtttttattattatattatgacaatacAGAAATTgtgattgaatttatttttcaattttattattatgcataggttacctatcattaaaaataaaatacatcgtAAATGTTTCAAAACAATAGGTATTCTGATATAATGAAACCTTCACTGTTGGATTGCAAATGTTCCTGGCTGCcaggttaaaaaatgtaatgttgcCAGATGATTCTATTCTAATGAAACAACCTAGGGGCACTACTGCCCATTGTATATCCAAAGTGTTAGATACAGACATAGTTGCTGTCATATGGAAAGatacaaaaattgtaagtttGCTGTCGACATTTACTGCTATAGACCCAGTTGTAAAAGTAAGTAGGTTTgacagaaaacaaaaaaaaagaattgagGTTGACTgtccaaatataatacaagtctATAACAGACACATGGGTGGTGTTGATTTACTAGATGGCTTACTTGGGCGTCATAAGATAAAGATGAGGAGTAGAAAATGGTACATGAGGGTTTTCCACCATTTATTGGATGTAACTGTAGTAAATTCTTGGCTTCTACATAAAAGAATTCAGAAACAGAAAGGAAATAATAGTGTGCTATCATTGGTAAAGTTTAGGGAACAACTTGCTTTATCTCTCTGCAAAATTGGTACCTATACCCCAAAACGTGGACGTCCCACCAATGATGTACAAGaaggaattataaaaaaaggtaaaatggGCACTAAAATAGGACAGCATGCACCCCCAAAAGAGGTGAGAACTGATAAATTAGATCATTGGCCAAttgaaagtgaaaaaaaaactagatgtAAGAATCCAGGTTGCAAAGGTTTTACTTTTATGATGTGTGGAAAATGTCAAATAAGTTTATGTTGTGGCAAAGGACTAACTTGTTTCACCAAATGGcatacaacataaaaattcattataatttttaaattattattttagttttttgtgacttatattagttattttgttttattttgttatgtattgACAGTTCagtcaattacatttttgttctaAGTTTATACCAAAAaggttgttaattttttattatttttatttctatatttttttttgttacatattGATACTACATTGATTACTACttaatgttacatttttaaaaaattatactttgttTTGTAATTGGCAAGttagtcaattattttattatatttatagttaatcaataaacaataaaacttttcaagatatacatttttaaatttattaaataattaattatgttgtaCCCATAAACGCATAGTGTTGCTCACAGgcaacaaactaaaaaattggttttttagggacttaaaataccaaaaaatttttttaagtatttttcccTTGATAAGAAGTAATAAAACAacccaaaaaaaattaaaaaaaaaaaaaaaatcatgcatTGTAGggttaactaataatatagctagtatattatagctaataatataCCACCAATACGTAATGTGCGACGCGATGGCCCACGGGTTTCCAGGTATTGTCGTGTAGATATAAAAAGTTCCTAGAAGTTTCGTCGATGTCGTCGTCGGTATTTAATGATCATTAGCGTTATCGTAACTGCGACAATAGTCGATaacttagtatttatattttataatattatattgcgtcCAATTTACGATGCAAGCCTTAACTCAGACTTTAGTATACGATTTGGTGTCGAACCGTGCCGaccacgtttttattttttgtgcacgtataaaatatctacatatttCTGAAGTGAAAACTATGTCGGaagcaaaaaagaaaaaaagacaaTACAGTGcggaatacataaaatacggATTTATTCAAAGTCGGACAAATCCATCATCGCCAATGTGCCTCATatgtcaaaaaacattttcaaatgaaGCAATGAAACCTTCTCGATTACtcgatcattttaataaaatgcattcaGATATGAAAGACAAAGATGTGACTTACTTtcaaaatatggaaaaaaagtACGTAGCTCAACTTACTTTGTCAACGCTTTTTTCTGCGGCTTCTAAGCAAGATAATGATGGGCTTCGTGCGTCGTACAATATATCACTATTAATTGCTAAAGCAGGCAAACCGCATACCATTGGGGAAGACTTAATTTTACCAGCATTAAAAGAAGTAATAACAACTGTGTTCCATAAACCAGCGGCAGATATTATCCGAAAAATTCCTTTGAGCAATAGTTCTGTACAAAGACGAATTGATGAGATGGCcgaaaatattgaagaatcaTTGTGCAATCATTTGAAGACTTGTCAATTTTCAATTCAGTTGGATGAGTCCACTTTACCAACTAATGAagcattattgttatcatacgtgaggtttataaaaaatgagaaaatatGTCAAGAACTATTATTTGCGATAAATTTAGAGACAAATACAAAAGgaaaaaccatatttaataCACTGGAAAAGTTTTGTTATGAAAAGCAAATCCCTCTGATGAATATTATGTCAATTGCTACTGATGGTGCCCCAGCTATGACAGGGCGACACAAAGGCTTCATagcgtatttaaaaaataaagttccaGACGTGCTTGCTGTACATTGCGTCATTCATCGCCAGCATTTAGTTGCAAAAAATCTGAGTGAAAGCCTGCATAAATCACTGCATTATGTTATTAGAGCAGTTAATAAAATCAGAAGCAACTCACTAAATGACAGATTATTTAGTCAACTTTGCGTTGCTAATGATGAAGATTTCAATCGATTGCTGCTTCACACAGAAGTGCGCTGGCTGTCAAAAGGTACTTGTCTGACTCGATTTTACAATCTGTTTGACTCTGTGATAGAGTTCCTGAAAAACAGAGACACAGGACTTCGCGATAACCTCATCACATCAAAGAATGATATTTCGTACTTGACAGACCTCTACAAGTTATTTAATGATGTCAATCTCCAACTTCAAGGTGACGACTTGAActtgattaaaacaaaaactgtcATTTCTACATTCGTTGCCAAACTGCTATTATACAAGAGAAATATTGGTAGACgtgaatttaataactttcCTAATTTAGCAGCAGCATCTTTTATCAACGATGACTTGGTTGTTTACTGTCAACACTTGGAGAACCTCCACAATGATTTCAAAGAACGATTCCAGGACATTTTAAACATGGACATACCAGACTGGGTATTAGATCCTTTTTCAAATGTCAACACAGCAGAATCATCCCAGTTAGAAGAACAACTTTTAGAATTGACCACAAATGAGgaaatcaaattcaaattcaagaATGACTATCAAGAATTTTGGCTGCAAAAGCCAATCATGGAACTGTACCCTAGTTTATGGTCGATTGTTCAACGATTTCTGATAGCATTCCCATCATCGTATTTGTCTGAGCGTGGATTCAGTGCTGTAGCAACACTGCTAACAAAAAAGAGAAATCGGTTGCTTGTTACCGAACGCGGTGATTTACGGCTGTTTTTGAGTAAATTTGAGCCAGATATTAACAAACTCGTTAATGCACATGGATTCCATcacattaagtaaattttatattttgaattcataacttttttagcatgattttaataaaaataattttaatgtgaataattttaattataaatgtttcgttttaataaaaa
This genomic stretch from Rhopalosiphum maidis isolate BTI-1 chromosome 3, ASM367621v3, whole genome shotgun sequence harbors:
- the LOC113558367 gene encoding protein ZBED8-like → MSEAKKKKRQYSAEYIKYGFIQSRTNPSSPMCLICQKTFSNEAMKPSRLLDHFNKMHSDMKDKDVTYFQNMEKKYVAQLTLSTLFSAASKQDNDGLRASYNISLLIAKAGKPHTIGEDLILPALKEVITTVFHKPAADIIRKIPLSNSSVQRRIDEMAENIEESLCNHLKTCQFSIQLDESTLPTNEALLLSYVRFIKNEKICQELLFAINLETNTKGKTIFNTLEKFCYEKQIPLMNIMSIATDGAPAMTGRHKGFIAYLKNKVPDVLAVHCVIHRQHLVAKNLSESLHKSLHYVIRAVNKIRSNSLNDRLFSQLCVANDEDFNRLLLHTEVRWLSKGTCLTRFYNLFDSVIEFLKNRDTGLRDNLITSKNDISYLTDLYKLFNDVNLQLQGDDLNLIKTKTVISTFVAKLLLYKRNIGRREFNNFPNLAAASFINDDLVVYCQHLENLHNDFKERFQDILNMDIPDWVLDPFSNVNTAESSQLEEQLLELTTNEEIKFKFKNDYQEFWLQKPIMELYPSLWSIVQRFLIAFPSSYLSERGFSAVATLLTKKRNRLLVTERGDLRLFLSKFEPDINKLVNAHGFHHIK
- the LOC113558366 gene encoding piggyBac transposable element-derived protein 3-like codes for the protein MFLAARLKNVMLPDDSILMKQPRGTTAHCISKVLDTDIVAVIWKDTKIVSLLSTFTAIDPVVKVSRFDRKQKKRIEVDCPNIIQVYNRHMGGVDLLDGLLGRHKIKMRSRKWYMRVFHHLLDVTVVNSWLLHKRIQKQKGNNSVLSLVKFREQLALSLCKIGTYTPKRGRPTNDVQEGIIKKGKMGTKIGQHAPPKEVRTDKLDHWPIESEKKTRCKNPGCKGFTFMMCGKCQISLCCGKGLTCFTKWHTT